Genomic DNA from Stigmatella erecta:
AGACCCGGCGCTGGTGGCCGCCTACCGCTACGACATCCCCGTGGTGTTCATCAACGGGCAGCCCGTCTTCAAGCACCGCGTGGAGGAGGCGGAGTTGGAGGCGTACCTGCTCCAGGTGCTGAATGGCACACAGGTTGCTCATTCCCCGGCACGGGATGAGTAACGAAGTACCCTTTTGCTGGAACTTCAAGGGGATGGACGGGGTGGGCGAGGGGGCAGGGCTGTAATTTGGTAGGGACGGCGGGGCAGTGAGGAAGAAAGTTCTGACTGAGGCAGGGAGGTCGGGGTCTTGTCGGTGACGCGAAAGCATCGTGGGAAGTCGGGACTTCAGCCGGCCGTGCTCCTGGTAGAGCCGCGGGCCGAGGAGCTGGAGAAGACCCGGGCCCTGCTCGGAGAGGCGGGTTTCCGGGTGGTGCCGCTGACGCGCTTCGAGGCCGTCGTTCCCATTTTCGAGGTCATCCGCCCCGATGCGGTGGTGCTCGCCGTGCACCCGCCGGACTTCGCGGCGGTGGCGGTGGTGCGCCGGCTGCGGCAGCTGGGGGAGGCCACCGTCCCCCTGTTCTACCTGATGGACCCGGACCAGCCCGAGGCGTGGCGGTTCTGCCTGGAGAAGGGCCTGGGCGTGGACATGGTGCCGCGCACCCTGTCGGGCAGCGAGCTGGCGCTCCGGCTGCAGTCGGTGCTGCGGCTGCGCGATGCGGTGCTGCGCGCCAAGGAGTCGGGAGAGACGGGGCAGGGCTCGGTGCTGCACGACGAGCTCACCGGCGTCTACAACAAGCAGTTCCTGCTGGCGCTGATCGGCCAGGAGGCGCGGCGCTCCGAGCGCTACGGGGGCCCCTTCTCGGTGATGGCGTGCGCGCCCCAGGGGTTCCGG
This window encodes:
- a CDS encoding glutaredoxin family protein, whose translation is MRVDIYSKPACSLCDAALEVVERVRARIPFELRLISILEDPALVAAYRYDIPVVFINGQPVFKHRVEEAELEAYLLQVLNGTQVAHSPARDE
- a CDS encoding GGDEF domain-containing protein, with amino-acid sequence MSVTRKHRGKSGLQPAVLLVEPRAEELEKTRALLGEAGFRVVPLTRFEAVVPIFEVIRPDAVVLAVHPPDFAAVAVVRRLRQLGEATVPLFYLMDPDQPEAWRFCLEKGLGVDMVPRTLSGSELALRLQSVLRLRDAVLRAKESGETGQGSVLHDELTGVYNKQFLLALIGQEARRSERYGGPFSVMACAPQGFRAFCKQHGEAMGQRLLVYTAVVLGQTVRESDVVARVSDEEFALLLPAMEEDALPGLLARIATRFELARFQVEGKPVKTSLLLGAVSFPDMVGTPAQLLNGAIQEMRRSREVRRWDVGMSRVSV